CCACGGTAGCGCCGATCTGACGACTCGTCAGCTAGTGGGCGGCACGGGAAGCCTCTCCGCCGCGGGCCCCTGGCTCACTATAAACCCCGTCTATACATGCTGTTTATAGTGCGACGACGTACGCGGCCGGCCAGCGGCAGAGCGACGTATTCCGCGTGCCCGCCATCCACCGAGGGGGATATTCGCCATGCCCGGAAACAGGACGAAAGCGAAGGTCACCGCCGCGCTCGCGGTCGCCATCCTGGCGCTGACACTCGGCGGGTGTTCGATGGAGACCACCTCACCGGCCGCCGCCAGGAGCCACGCGGCATCCGACGCCAAGCCGCCGTCCGCCGCGGGCGTCGACTGCGGCAGGGCCAAGTGCATAGCCCTGACCTTCGACGCCGGACCCGGCAAGGACACGGCCCAACTCCTGGACACCCTCAAGGAGAAGAAGGTTCACGCGACCTTCTTCCTGCTGGGCAAGAACCATGTGCTCAAGCACCCGGACATGGCCGACGAGGGCCATGAGGTGGCCAATCACACCTGGTCGCACCGCCGGCTCGACGAGCTGAGCGCCGACGGAATACGCGAAGAGCTCTCCCGTACGCAGGAGGCCATCGCGAAGATCACCGGCCGCAGGCCCACGCTGATGCGCCCGCCGCAGGGCCGTATCAGCGACGACGTCACCAGGGTCAGCCGGGAGCTCGGCCTCGCCCAGATCCTGTGGAGCGCCACCGCCAAGGACTTCCCCACCACCGACTCCGAACTCATCAAGAGCCGGATACTCGACCAGGCGGGGCGCGACGGCATCATCCTGCTGCACGACATCTACGACGGAACGGTGCCCGCCGTGCCCGGAGTCATCGACGAGCTGAAGAAGCGCGGCTACACCTTCGTCACCGTGCCCCAGCTGCTCGCGCCCGGCAAGGCCAACCCCGGTGAGGTGTACCGCCCCTGACGGGAGCCACCGGCACAGATCACAGACGTAGATCGGCAAGAGGGGTTAGCGCAGAAGCTGACGCGGGCAGGGGCGAGGTGGAGACGCCCCGCTGCTGACGGGGCCACCATGCACAGGGCAGACTGTCGAGGGCGATTCCGGCAGTACGGGGGCAGGGAGCAGCTATGGACCGTGACAGCGGGCCACGCGTACCGGAGCAGCGGACTCCGAAGCAGAGCGGCGTCATTGACCTGCGCTTCAGCGTGCTCGGCCCGGTGCGTGCCTGGCGCGGCGGGGAGGCTCTGCCGTCCGGCTCGCCGCAGCAGCGCGCCCTGCTGGCCGCGCTGTTGCTGCGCGACGGCCGCACCGCGACCGCTTCCGAGCTGATCGACGCGATCTGGGGCGAGGACCCTCCTT
This portion of the Streptomyces sp. NBC_01750 genome encodes:
- a CDS encoding polysaccharide deacetylase family protein, whose amino-acid sequence is MPGNRTKAKVTAALAVAILALTLGGCSMETTSPAAARSHAASDAKPPSAAGVDCGRAKCIALTFDAGPGKDTAQLLDTLKEKKVHATFFLLGKNHVLKHPDMADEGHEVANHTWSHRRLDELSADGIREELSRTQEAIAKITGRRPTLMRPPQGRISDDVTRVSRELGLAQILWSATAKDFPTTDSELIKSRILDQAGRDGIILLHDIYDGTVPAVPGVIDELKKRGYTFVTVPQLLAPGKANPGEVYRP